The genome window AATTCCCTTTTCTTGATGGTTCTCAAGGCGTTAAGCTGCAATTCAGGAAGGTCCAGAGAAAGCAGTGCCCTCGCGTGTCCGGCTGTTATTTTCTTACTTATTACATCTTTCTGTATTTCGTCCGGCAATTTAAGCAGTCGTATGGTGTTGGCGATTGTGGAGCGGTCCTTGCCTACCCGTGCGGAAATGTCATCCTGGGAAAGAGAAAAATCACTGGAAAGCACCTGATATGCCTTTGCTTCTTCTATGGGATTGAGAGCTTCTCTTTGGATGTTTTCTACAAGAGAAAGTTCTGCCAACTCACGATCGCTCGCTTTACGTATGACAACAGGAACTTCTTTCATTCCAGAGGCCTGAGCCGCCCGCCAGCGCCTCTCGCCCGCTATTATCTCATAACCGTTTTGCGTCTTACGGACGATGATTGGCTGAATAACACCATTTGTTTTAATCGATGCTATTAACTCTTTTTGCGCGTCATCGTTGAAATCTGACCGAGGCTGGAAGCGGTTGGGCGTGAGTTCTTCAATGCCACACATTACAAAGGCCGGCCTGTCTCCAGCATTGTTGATTAGATCAGGAAACATTGCGCCCAGGCCCTTGCCCAGGGAATTTGTCCGCGACATTACATCCTCCCGTTATTGATTATTTCTTCCGCCAATTCCATATAAGAGACGGCTCCGCGGGACTTGATATCATAAAGAATGATGGGGAGTCCGTGACTGGGACTTTCCGACAATCGCACATTCCTGGGAATAAGCGTTTTAAAAACAAGTTCTCCAAAATGAGAACGCACATCATCACTTACCCGCCGTGAAAGTAAATTTCTCGAATCGTACATTGTCAGTAGAATGCCAGCCAAATAAAGTGTCGGATTCAAATGTTTTCTTATTATTTCCATTGTGTTGAGCAGATGGCCCAGTCCCTCCATCGCAAAATATTCGCATTGCAGGGGCACCAACAGGCAATCCGAGGCCACCAGAGCATTGACGGTCAGAAAACCAAGAGAGGGCGGACAATCTATAATAACGTAATCGTAATCGGTTTCAAGGTTTCTTAAGAGATTTTTAAGTCTCTTTTCCCTATCTGCCAAAGAGATGAACTCAAGTTCGACCCCGACCAGATCCTGATTGGCCGGAATTATATCAAGGTGTGGCATCTGAGTTTTGATGGCAGCCTGGCTTAACGGATAATTGTCGATCAAACAGCGATAAAGATTTTTATCTTTTATATTTTCAGGAGTTACACCCATACCGCTGGAGGCGTTTCCCTGCGAATCCGCGTCTATCAGCAAGGTCGTTTTTTCAGCGGCCGCCAGAGAGGCAGATAAATTTATCGCAGTCGTGGTCTTCCCAACCCCGCCCTTCTGATTGGCTACGCTTATTATTTTTCTCATAACACCTAAAAAGGGAACAGCAAGATTAATCCATCAAACAGATTGACGCTAACACAAAATTGCCGCCAGTGGCAATATTTTTTAAAAAAATATAAATCATAATCGCCTATAAACTATTAATTTTTTGAGTGAATGATTTTTTTCTGATTCGGCTGCGGCCTCACCTGAAAAAGTCATTCCCGCGGACTGGGCGGCGACCTTGGCTGCCTTATCTTCGCCATGCCCTGCAGGACCTTTCATTGCGATAAGCTGACCACCTCGTTTCAGAAAAGAAGATGCAAAAATAATCAGTTGGGGGAGTTTAAAGGCCGCCCTGGAGATAACCGTATCAAATTTTGCCATCCACTCCTTCCCAGCCGCCAAGTCTTCGATACGCCCTCGAATTACCGTTACTTCTGTTAGCTTCAGGATGCGTACTATATGTGAGAGAAACGATGTTTTTTTTCTTGAAGCATCGACAAGAAAAACATTCAGGTTCGGCGCCAGGATCTTCAGTGGAATCCCTGGGAAGCCGCCGCCGCTTCCCAAATCCAGGAGAAATCCGGTTTCTTTCTTCAACAGAGGAAGCGGGGTCAAGGAATCGACAAAATGGCGTTCTATTATCTCGCCTGCGGAATGTTCGGAGATAAGATTTATCTGCCGGTTCCAAAATATCAATTCTTGATAGTATTGCACAAAAAGGGATAGTTGATTCTGATCAACATCAACACCTATTTTTGCTGCCCTTTTTTGCAGTTCGGAGGACACTTCCAATATAGGTAAACTTTTATTAATATCATGAGCCAATTGCAAAACTCCCCATTCTTGTCATTCCCGCAACGATTCTGAGCGGAAATCTGGTTCTAACTGCTTGAAAAACCATATTATGAACATTAAGCTTCGCTTTCCCGATAGAGACATTATGAACATTAAGCTTCGCTTTCGGGAATGACAAATGGTTTTGCAATTGCCTCTCATGTATATATTTATTCATAAAACGCGTGCAATTATAATGATTTGTGTAGAGAGAAGGCTTTCGTTAAGGTATTTTTCCGCGGTCAGCGTGCGAGGACAAGGTTTATAATGAATCTTTGATGATCCCCGAGACGATATTCTGATCGATTAGCTCTACTTTTAAGCCAAAACCGATTAACAGGGCCAAATCACAGATATTGTTTATTTTACGAGGAACGCCTCCAGAGTACGCGCATATGGTTTCGAACGCTTCATCTGAAAAGATATTTTTTTTAAGTCCCGCTTTTTCCAGACGAAAAAGTATATACTTTGTCGTATCGCTCCGGCTCAAGGGGTTGAGATGATAGCGGATGGCGACGCGCTGATCGAGTTGTTTATTGCTCACTATCATATCACGCAACTCTGGCTGCCCCAGGAAGAGCAAATTTAATAAATAGCGGTCGTTCATCTGAAAATTC of Syntrophales bacterium contains these proteins:
- the rsmG gene encoding 16S rRNA (guanine(527)-N(7))-methyltransferase RsmG, with product MAHDINKSLPILEVSSELQKRAAKIGVDVDQNQLSLFVQYYQELIFWNRQINLISEHSAGEIIERHFVDSLTPLPLLKKETGFLLDLGSGGGFPGIPLKILAPNLNVFLVDASRKKTSFLSHIVRILKLTEVTVIRGRIEDLAAGKEWMAKFDTVISRAAFKLPQLIIFASSFLKRGGQLIAMKGPAGHGEDKAAKVAAQSAGMTFSGEAAAESEKNHSLKKLIVYRRL
- a CDS encoding ParB/RepB/Spo0J family partition protein — encoded protein: MSRTNSLGKGLGAMFPDLINNAGDRPAFVMCGIEELTPNRFQPRSDFNDDAQKELIASIKTNGVIQPIIVRKTQNGYEIIAGERRWRAAQASGMKEVPVVIRKASDRELAELSLVENIQREALNPIEEAKAYQVLSSDFSLSQDDISARVGKDRSTIANTIRLLKLPDEIQKDVISKKITAGHARALLSLDLPELQLNALRTIKKRELNVRETEGLIKRLKSSQGKNEKKSSDQYIDDMQKTLSSHLLTRVKIKSGKKAGCIEIKYANPSELDRLTRYLLER
- a CDS encoding AAA family ATPase, with amino-acid sequence MRKIISVANQKGGVGKTTTAINLSASLAAAEKTTLLIDADSQGNASSGMGVTPENIKDKNLYRCLIDNYPLSQAAIKTQMPHLDIIPANQDLVGVELEFISLADREKRLKNLLRNLETDYDYVIIDCPPSLGFLTVNALVASDCLLVPLQCEYFAMEGLGHLLNTMEIIRKHLNPTLYLAGILLTMYDSRNLLSRRVSDDVRSHFGELVFKTLIPRNVRLSESPSHGLPIILYDIKSRGAVSYMELAEEIINNGRM